Proteins encoded in a region of the Methylosinus trichosporium OB3b genome:
- a CDS encoding leucine-rich repeat-containing protein kinase family protein yields the protein MPKHASDLDALRRGDLSGARALRLPGLTELPREVFGLADTLEVLDIGGGALTALPDDMGRLRRLRILFASNNRFERLPPALGDCESLAQIGFRAAGLREIPAESLPPSLRWLTLTDNRIERLPDALAQRPQLQKLMLAGNRLSALPRGLAEAPALELIRLAANRFETLPAWLGDIPTLAWISWNGNPAERALPAARAAAAPWAEIELGARLGGGASGDVFRATWRGRSVAVKLFRGAMTSDGAPESEMAASLSAGGHPHLVSALGRVVGHPEGRAGLMTPLLPEHWRALAGPPDFTSCSRDVYDEALRLEPAAALRLARGIATAAAHLHACGVLHGDLYAHNIVWDGRDGEAALADFGAASALPEGDERWTRVEVRAFGVLLEELAALSDAEPLRALARACLQPHGRPSMADVAQELSRRL from the coding sequence ATGCCGAAACACGCTTCCGATCTCGACGCTCTGCGCCGCGGCGATCTCTCCGGCGCACGGGCGCTGCGCCTGCCCGGCCTCACGGAGCTGCCGCGGGAGGTCTTCGGCCTCGCCGACACGCTGGAGGTTCTCGATATCGGCGGCGGCGCGCTGACAGCGCTGCCCGACGATATGGGCCGGCTGCGCCGGCTGCGCATTCTGTTCGCTTCGAATAATCGCTTCGAGCGTCTGCCGCCCGCGCTCGGCGACTGCGAGAGCCTCGCCCAGATCGGCTTTCGCGCCGCCGGACTGCGCGAGATACCGGCCGAATCCCTGCCGCCTTCGCTGCGCTGGCTGACGCTCACCGACAATCGCATCGAGCGCCTGCCCGATGCATTGGCGCAGCGGCCGCAGCTGCAAAAACTGATGCTGGCCGGCAATCGGCTGTCGGCGCTTCCGCGCGGGCTGGCCGAGGCGCCGGCGCTGGAGCTGATCCGTCTCGCCGCCAATCGCTTCGAGACGCTTCCCGCCTGGCTCGGCGACATCCCGACGCTCGCCTGGATCTCCTGGAACGGCAATCCGGCGGAGCGCGCCCTCCCCGCCGCGCGCGCCGCGGCGGCGCCATGGGCCGAGATCGAGCTCGGCGCGCGTCTCGGCGGCGGCGCCTCCGGCGATGTGTTTCGCGCGACATGGCGCGGGCGCTCCGTTGCGGTGAAGCTGTTCCGCGGCGCGATGACCAGCGACGGCGCGCCCGAGAGCGAGATGGCGGCGAGCCTTTCCGCCGGGGGGCATCCACATCTCGTTTCTGCGCTCGGGCGCGTCGTGGGCCATCCAGAGGGCCGCGCCGGACTGATGACGCCGCTGCTGCCAGAGCATTGGCGCGCGCTCGCCGGGCCGCCCGATTTTACGAGCTGCAGCCGCGACGTCTATGACGAGGCGCTGCGCCTCGAGCCGGCGGCGGCGCTGCGTCTCGCGCGCGGGATCGCGACGGCGGCCGCGCATCTGCACGCATGCGGCGTGCTGCATGGCGATCTCTATGCGCACAATATCGTCTGGGACGGGCGCGACGGCGAGGCCGCGCTCGCCGATTTCGGCGCCGCGAGCGCGCTGCCGGAAGGGGACGAGCGCTGGACGCGCGTGGAGGTCCGCGCCTTCGGCGTGCTGCTCGAGGAGCTGGCGGCGCTGAGCGACGCCGAGCCGCTGCGCGCGCTGGCCCGCGCCTGTCTCCAGCCGCACGGGCGCCCGTCGATGGCCGATGTAGCGCAGGAGCTGAGCCGCCGGCTCTGA
- a CDS encoding very short patch repair endonuclease: MQTEDPARRSAIMRAVKSRDTSPERAVRALLRGFAPYYRLHRKDVPGNPDIAYVGRKLAIFVHGCFWHGHDCARGARAPKANADYWRAKIARNRARDAAHAERLAALGWRALVVWECELKDRAALERKLRAFVA, encoded by the coding sequence ATGCAGACGGAAGACCCCGCCCGCCGCTCGGCGATCATGCGCGCGGTCAAATCGCGCGACACCTCGCCCGAGCGCGCGGTGCGAGCGCTGCTGCGCGGTTTCGCGCCGTATTATCGGCTGCACCGTAAAGACGTTCCCGGCAATCCGGATATCGCCTATGTCGGGCGAAAGCTCGCGATTTTCGTGCATGGCTGCTTCTGGCACGGCCATGATTGCGCGCGCGGCGCCCGCGCGCCCAAGGCGAACGCAGATTATTGGCGCGCCAAGATCGCCCGCAACCGCGCCCGCGACGCCGCCCATGCCGAAAGGCTCGCGGCGCTCGGCTGGCGCGCGCTGGTGGTGTGGGAATGCGAACTGAAGGACCGCGCGGCGCTGGAGAGGAAGCTGCGGGCGTTTGTGGCGTGA
- the efp gene encoding elongation factor P, with product MVKVIASSIRKGNIIEKEDGHLYVVLKAESFFPGKGTPTTQIDMRRLADGVKVADRYKTTEQVERAFVEDQDFSYLFGDDDGFTFMNTATYDQVIVPKDVIGDQAQWLQEGMVCILSLFNGVAVAIQLPARVTLEITETEPAMKGQTASSSYKPAIASNGARVMVPPHIQAGTRIVIQTEDGSYVERAKD from the coding sequence ATCGTGAAAGTCATCGCCAGTTCGATCCGCAAGGGCAATATCATCGAGAAGGAGGACGGCCACCTCTATGTGGTGCTGAAGGCCGAGAGCTTCTTCCCCGGCAAGGGCACGCCGACGACGCAGATCGACATGCGCCGTCTCGCCGACGGGGTGAAGGTCGCCGACCGCTACAAGACCACCGAGCAGGTCGAGCGCGCCTTCGTCGAGGACCAGGATTTCAGCTATTTGTTCGGCGACGACGACGGCTTCACCTTCATGAACACCGCGACCTATGATCAGGTCATCGTGCCCAAGGACGTGATCGGCGATCAGGCGCAATGGCTGCAGGAAGGCATGGTCTGCATTCTGTCGCTGTTCAACGGCGTCGCGGTGGCGATCCAGCTGCCGGCGCGCGTGACGCTCGAGATCACCGAGACCGAGCCGGCGATGAAGGGCCAGACCGCCTCCTCCTCCTATAAGCCCGCGATCGCCTCCAATGGCGCCCGCGTGATGGTGCCCCCGCACATTCAGGCCGGCACGCGCATCGTGATCCAGACGGAAGACGGCAGCTACGTCGAGCGCGCGAAGGACTGA
- the epmA gene encoding EF-P lysine aminoacylase EpmA — MTRVSPWWARDVYADRKPFLKARAKIAAALRQFFAREGFCEVETAALQLSPGNETHISAFATDLIDSAGAASRLYLHTSPEFSCKKLLAAGEERIFTFSRVFRNRERSALHHPEFTMLEWYRAGAPPERVMEDCAGLLAAAAEAVGAERFVHRGSSVDAFEEPEAISCREAFDRYAGIDLAALIGDRDGLARAAVRDGIRVTPDDSWSDLFSKILSEKVEPQLGRSRATLLCDYPLSEAALARPKAQDPRFAERFELFACGVELANGFGELTDPIEQRRRFEEQMEERQRIYGERYPIDADFLAALAQMPPASGVALGFDRLVMLATGAERIEQVLWTPVAEAGTQGVSG, encoded by the coding sequence ATGACGCGAGTGTCGCCCTGGTGGGCCCGCGATGTTTACGCCGATCGCAAGCCTTTTCTCAAGGCTCGCGCCAAAATTGCCGCCGCTCTCAGGCAGTTTTTCGCCCGCGAGGGTTTTTGCGAGGTCGAGACGGCGGCGCTGCAGCTATCGCCGGGCAATGAGACCCATATCTCCGCCTTCGCCACCGATCTCATCGACTCCGCGGGCGCGGCGAGCCGGCTCTATCTGCATACATCTCCCGAATTCTCCTGCAAGAAGCTGCTGGCGGCGGGGGAGGAGCGCATTTTCACCTTCTCCCGCGTGTTCCGCAATCGCGAGCGCTCGGCCCTGCACCATCCCGAATTCACCATGCTGGAATGGTATCGCGCCGGCGCGCCGCCGGAGCGGGTGATGGAGGATTGCGCCGGCCTCCTCGCCGCCGCCGCCGAGGCCGTGGGCGCCGAGCGCTTCGTCCATCGTGGCTCCAGCGTCGACGCGTTCGAGGAGCCGGAGGCGATCTCCTGCCGCGAGGCCTTCGATCGCTATGCGGGGATTGACCTTGCCGCGCTGATCGGCGACCGTGACGGCCTCGCCCGCGCCGCCGTCCGCGACGGGATACGCGTCACGCCGGACGATAGCTGGTCGGACCTCTTCAGCAAGATCCTGTCCGAGAAAGTGGAGCCGCAGCTCGGCCGCTCGCGCGCGACCCTGCTATGCGATTATCCGTTGAGCGAGGCGGCGCTGGCGCGGCCCAAGGCGCAGGACCCGCGTTTCGCCGAGCGATTCGAATTATTCGCCTGCGGGGTGGAGCTCGCCAATGGTTTCGGCGAGCTGACCGATCCGATCGAGCAGCGTCGGCGCTTCGAGGAGCAGATGGAGGAGCGCCAGCGCATCTATGGCGAGCGCTATCCGATCGACGCGGATTTTTTGGCGGCGCTGGCGCAAATGCCGCCGGCGAGCGGCGTCGCCCTCGGCTTCGACCGCCTGGTGATGCTGGCGACCGGGGCGGAGCGGATCGAGCAGGTGCTGTGGACGCCGGTGGCGGAGGCAGGGACGCAAGGCGTTTCAGGATAG
- a CDS encoding HAD family hydrolase: MFPHPVEAVVFDMDGTLLDTERLYVDAWIDAGRAVGVDIGREFCLAMIGRPMQDCEALMLERFGPDVPLDALVDACGAFVGGASRAGVPLKPGARELVEYLTAMNIPLAVATSSRRPTAEHHLGRSGLLAHFSALVTRDDVARGKPHPESYLLAARALGAPPQRCLAIEDSPTGLRSAVAAGAMTILAPDLIAPSPEERGLCLAVVDGLGEALALLRAHERGRRLAVAAAPG, translated from the coding sequence ATGTTCCCTCATCCGGTGGAGGCCGTCGTCTTCGATATGGACGGCACGCTGCTCGACACCGAGCGGCTCTACGTCGACGCCTGGATCGATGCGGGCCGCGCTGTCGGCGTCGACATCGGCCGCGAGTTCTGTCTCGCCATGATCGGCCGGCCGATGCAGGATTGCGAGGCGCTGATGCTCGAGCGCTTCGGGCCGGACGTCCCGCTCGACGCCTTGGTCGACGCCTGCGGCGCCTTCGTCGGCGGCGCCTCGCGGGCCGGCGTTCCGCTGAAGCCCGGGGCGCGCGAGCTGGTCGAATATCTCACGGCGATGAATATTCCGCTCGCCGTCGCCACCTCCTCGCGCCGTCCGACCGCCGAGCATCATCTCGGCCGCTCCGGCCTGCTCGCCCATTTCTCCGCGCTGGTGACGCGTGACGATGTCGCGCGCGGCAAGCCGCACCCCGAATCCTATCTGCTGGCGGCGCGGGCGCTGGGCGCGCCGCCGCAGCGCTGTCTCGCCATAGAGGATTCGCCGACCGGCCTGCGCTCGGCCGTGGCCGCAGGCGCCATGACCATTCTCGCGCCCGATCTGATCGCGCCCTCGCCCGAGGAGCGGGGACTCTGCCTCGCGGTCGTGGACGGTCTGGGCGAAGCCTTGGCGCTGCTGCGGGCGCATGAGCGCGGCCGGCGGCTGGCCGTGGCGGCGGCGCCGGGCTGA
- a CDS encoding outer membrane protein, protein MKRFLLGALLATTAHAALAADLPSRKAPPMLPPPPPPPMWTGFYLGANVGYGWLDNYTRGNSITGWNGAGWVAGAPNVADNGSSNGGVVGGGQVGYNYQFHPAWVVGVEADMQAANIGDNGPSFLGTTRAVDWFGTVRARIGTTLFSPELLIYGTGGFAYGDVRLKHALLGTLGQTGTGWTAGGGLEWLFAPNWSAKVEYLYTDIGSSDWGGFNNFEQRVHVQSVRAGVNYHFNLFAPPPAPVVAKY, encoded by the coding sequence ATGAAGAGGTTCTTGCTCGGCGCTTTGCTTGCGACCACGGCCCATGCCGCGCTCGCCGCCGACCTTCCCAGCCGCAAGGCTCCGCCGATGTTGCCGCCGCCGCCGCCGCCGCCGATGTGGACGGGCTTCTACCTCGGCGCCAATGTGGGCTATGGCTGGCTCGACAATTACACGCGCGGCAATTCCATCACCGGCTGGAATGGCGCCGGCTGGGTCGCGGGCGCGCCGAATGTGGCCGACAATGGCAGCTCGAACGGCGGCGTCGTCGGCGGCGGCCAGGTCGGTTATAACTATCAGTTCCATCCGGCGTGGGTCGTCGGCGTCGAGGCCGACATGCAGGCCGCCAACATCGGCGACAATGGTCCGTCCTTCCTCGGCACCACGCGCGCCGTTGACTGGTTCGGCACCGTTCGCGCTCGCATCGGCACCACCCTGTTCAGCCCCGAGCTGCTGATCTACGGCACGGGCGGCTTCGCCTATGGCGACGTTCGTCTGAAGCATGCGCTCCTCGGCACGCTCGGCCAGACCGGCACCGGCTGGACCGCCGGCGGCGGCCTCGAGTGGCTGTTCGCGCCGAACTGGTCGGCTAAGGTCGAGTATCTCTATACCGACATCGGCTCTTCCGATTGGGGCGGATTCAACAACTTCGAGCAGCGCGTGCACGTCCAATCGGTTCGTGCGGGCGTGAACTATCACTTCAACCTGTTCGCTCCGCCGCCGGCTCCGGTCGTCGCGAAGTATTGA
- a CDS encoding YgfZ/GcvT domain-containing protein, translated as MASATLLSDRGVVEVAGPDAAKFLHGILTNDVNSLAAGEARFAALLTPQGKIITDFMIFAKAAEDGLVFLLDCPAALKETLLDRLKFYKLRAAVTLTDRSGEFASVAFPEAAEKPEIDAIALAADPRAPTLGWRGLVAKALAVTVATAPRALYDAKRIAAAAPDGGIDFDYGDAFPHEANMDRLAGVDFKKGCFLGQEVVSRMKHRGPVRKRVTTFHAQGPAPAPGTPVKAGEVEIGVTGSAVGGEGLALIRLDRLADAKSGGAVPLAGGIALDFSVPEA; from the coding sequence ATGGCCAGCGCCACTCTTCTCTCGGATCGCGGCGTCGTCGAGGTCGCCGGACCCGACGCGGCGAAATTCCTGCACGGCATCCTCACCAATGACGTGAACTCGCTCGCGGCGGGCGAGGCGCGCTTCGCCGCGCTGCTGACGCCCCAGGGCAAGATCATCACCGATTTCATGATCTTCGCCAAAGCGGCCGAGGACGGGCTCGTGTTCCTGCTCGACTGCCCGGCGGCGCTGAAGGAGACGCTGCTCGACCGGCTGAAATTCTACAAGCTGCGCGCCGCCGTGACCTTGACCGACCGCAGCGGTGAATTCGCCAGCGTTGCTTTTCCCGAGGCGGCGGAAAAGCCCGAGATCGACGCCATCGCCCTCGCCGCCGACCCGCGCGCGCCGACGCTCGGCTGGCGCGGCCTCGTCGCCAAGGCGCTGGCCGTCACCGTCGCCACCGCGCCGCGCGCGCTCTATGACGCGAAGCGAATCGCCGCCGCCGCGCCCGACGGCGGGATCGATTTCGATTATGGCGACGCCTTCCCGCATGAAGCCAATATGGACCGTCTGGCCGGCGTCGACTTCAAGAAGGGCTGCTTCCTCGGTCAGGAGGTGGTCTCGCGCATGAAACACCGCGGCCCGGTGCGCAAGCGCGTCACCACTTTCCATGCGCAGGGCCCCGCTCCCGCTCCGGGCACGCCGGTGAAGGCGGGCGAGGTCGAGATCGGCGTGACCGGCTCGGCCGTCGGCGGCGAAGGCCTGGCGCTGATTCGGCTCGACCGGCTCGCCGACGCCAAGTCCGGCGGCGCCGTGCCGCTGGCCGGCGGGATCGCGCTCGACTTTTCCGTGCCGGAGGCTTGA
- a CDS encoding dihydroorotase — protein sequence MRETYDIILSGGMLVNHDGVGPRDVAIASGRIAEIGDLSRASAGERVDCAGLHILPGVIDSQVHFREPGATHKEDLETGARGAVLGGVVAVFEMPNTRPLTTGAAELADKVARAKGRAHCDFAFWVGGTHDNIRDIPELERLPGAAGIKVFMGSSTGSLLVADDAGIAAILSQTRRRAAFHSEDEYRLEERKPLRVPGDPTSHPLWRDEIVALRSTERLLRIAREKGALVHVLHISTAEEIEFLAAHKDIASVEVTPHHLTLDAEAYVRLGTLAQMNPPVRDARHRDGLWRGVAQGIVDVLGSDHAPHTLEEKAKPYPESPSGMTGVQTLVPLMLDHVNAGRLTLQRLVDLTSAGPARLFGLAGKGRVAAGYDADLTVVDLKRRETIRNDWIASRCGWTPYDGVEVTGWPIGTFVRGVKVMWDGELLAPGTGEPIRFQQALRQS from the coding sequence ATGCGCGAAACCTATGATATCATTCTGAGCGGCGGAATGCTCGTCAATCATGACGGCGTCGGCCCCCGCGACGTCGCCATCGCCAGCGGCCGCATCGCCGAGATCGGCGATCTCTCGCGGGCCTCGGCCGGGGAGCGCGTCGATTGCGCGGGACTTCATATATTGCCGGGAGTCATCGACAGCCAGGTGCATTTCCGTGAGCCCGGCGCGACGCATAAGGAAGATTTGGAGACCGGCGCGCGCGGCGCCGTTCTCGGCGGGGTCGTCGCCGTCTTCGAAATGCCCAACACTCGGCCCTTGACCACCGGCGCCGCCGAGCTCGCGGACAAGGTGGCGCGGGCCAAGGGCAGGGCGCATTGCGATTTCGCCTTCTGGGTCGGCGGCACGCATGACAATATCCGGGACATCCCGGAGCTCGAGCGTCTGCCCGGCGCCGCCGGGATCAAAGTGTTCATGGGCTCCTCGACCGGCTCGCTGCTGGTCGCCGACGACGCCGGAATCGCCGCTATTCTCTCGCAGACGCGCCGGCGCGCCGCCTTCCACAGCGAGGACGAATATCGCCTCGAGGAGCGCAAGCCTCTGCGCGTTCCTGGCGATCCGACCTCACATCCCCTCTGGCGCGACGAGATCGTGGCGCTGCGCTCGACCGAGCGGCTGCTGCGCATCGCGAGAGAGAAAGGCGCGCTCGTTCATGTGCTGCATATCTCCACCGCCGAGGAGATCGAATTTCTCGCCGCACACAAGGATATCGCCAGCGTCGAGGTGACGCCGCACCATCTGACGCTCGATGCGGAGGCCTATGTGCGGCTCGGCACGCTGGCGCAGATGAATCCGCCGGTGCGCGACGCGCGGCATCGCGACGGGCTGTGGCGGGGCGTCGCGCAGGGGATCGTCGATGTGCTCGGCTCCGACCATGCGCCGCATACGCTCGAGGAAAAAGCCAAGCCCTATCCGGAGAGCCCCTCCGGCATGACCGGCGTGCAGACGCTCGTGCCCTTGATGCTCGATCATGTGAACGCCGGGCGGCTGACGCTCCAGCGTCTCGTCGATCTGACCAGCGCCGGCCCGGCGCGCCTCTTCGGCCTCGCCGGCAAGGGACGCGTCGCCGCCGGCTATGACGCCGATCTCACCGTCGTCGATCTGAAGCGCCGCGAGACTATCCGCAACGACTGGATCGCCTCGCGCTGCGGCTGGACGCCCTATGACGGGGTGGAGGTGACCGGCTGGCCGATCGGGACCTTTGTCCGCGGCGTGAAGGTGATGTGGGATGGCGAGCTGCTCGCGCCGGGGACGGGCGAGCCGATACGCTTTCAGCAGGCGCTGAGGCAGAGTTGA
- a CDS encoding ABC transporter permease — translation MSARLLRNATLVLGFAFLYGPIAILTAMSFNASRLVTVWGGFSTKWYAALAHDERMLQAAGVSLSAAALSALIATVNGVLAAVALARFRAFRGRSLFAGALYAPLVLPEVVFGLGLLLVFVALDVERGFVTLVLAHAAFTMCFATVMIHAALKDCDPTLEEAAADLGATPFRAFLLVTLPLIAPSVVSAYLLAFTLSLDDFVIASFTTGPGATTLPMRIYSQVRLGVSPEVNAISTLLLGFVALILTASALLTRGRAKGGGAG, via the coding sequence ATGAGCGCGCGCCTTCTCCGCAATGCGACGCTCGTTCTCGGCTTCGCCTTTCTCTATGGACCGATCGCGATCCTCACCGCGATGAGCTTCAACGCCTCGCGGCTCGTCACCGTCTGGGGCGGCTTCTCGACCAAATGGTACGCGGCGCTCGCCCATGACGAGCGCATGCTGCAGGCCGCCGGAGTCAGCCTGTCCGCCGCTGCGCTGTCGGCGCTGATCGCGACCGTCAACGGCGTGCTGGCGGCGGTGGCGCTGGCGCGGTTTCGCGCCTTTCGGGGCCGCTCGCTGTTCGCCGGCGCGCTCTATGCGCCGCTCGTGCTGCCGGAAGTGGTTTTCGGCCTCGGTCTGCTGCTGGTCTTCGTCGCGCTCGACGTCGAGCGCGGCTTCGTCACTCTGGTGCTGGCGCACGCCGCCTTCACCATGTGCTTCGCCACTGTCATGATTCACGCCGCGCTGAAGGACTGCGACCCGACGCTCGAGGAGGCCGCGGCCGATCTCGGCGCCACGCCCTTCCGCGCCTTTCTGCTCGTCACTCTGCCGCTGATCGCGCCGAGCGTCGTCAGCGCCTATCTGCTCGCCTTCACTCTGTCGCTCGATGATTTCGTCATCGCCAGCTTCACCACCGGCCCGGGCGCGACGACGCTGCCGATGCGCATCTATTCGCAGGTGCGGCTCGGCGTCTCGCCGGAAGTCAATGCGATCTCGACCCTGCTGCTCGGTTTCGTCGCGTTGATTCTGACGGCATCCGCGCTGCTGACGCGCGGACGCGCCAAGGGCGGCGGCGCGGGGTGA
- a CDS encoding ABC transporter permease, whose protein sequence is MSQSPPPGKPRKLTRGEWLVIAAPAAWIALFFLAPFALIVKISLSQPTQARPPYEPVFDLTNGVVAKLAQLGFDAYRGLAADSLYLDSYLSSLGIAGAATLISLLIAYPFALAIARAPRRWRPLLIGLAVAPFWTSFLIRVYAWIALLKDEGFINHALMWLGLIDAPLPLFATRGAVVIGIVYSYLPFMLLPLYAAIEGQDPSLREAAADLGASPAAVFLRVTLPLSRRGIIAGALLVFIPAVGEFVIPDLLGGSDTLMIGRSLWNDFFANRDWPAACAAAVTLLALLLVPILFFERAQMREGQR, encoded by the coding sequence ATGAGCCAGTCCCCGCCCCCCGGCAAGCCCCGCAAGCTCACGCGCGGCGAATGGCTCGTCATCGCCGCGCCTGCGGCGTGGATCGCGCTGTTCTTCCTCGCGCCCTTCGCGCTCATCGTCAAAATCTCGCTGTCGCAGCCGACGCAGGCGCGCCCGCCCTATGAGCCCGTCTTCGATCTTACGAATGGCGTCGTCGCAAAGCTCGCGCAGCTCGGCTTCGACGCCTATCGCGGCCTCGCGGCGGACTCGCTCTATCTCGACTCCTATCTCTCCTCGCTCGGCATCGCCGGAGCGGCGACGCTGATCTCGCTGCTCATCGCTTATCCTTTCGCGCTCGCCATCGCGCGCGCGCCGCGGCGCTGGCGTCCGTTGCTGATCGGCCTCGCGGTCGCGCCTTTCTGGACGAGCTTTCTCATCCGCGTCTACGCCTGGATCGCGCTGCTGAAGGATGAGGGATTCATCAATCACGCATTGATGTGGCTCGGTCTGATCGACGCGCCCCTGCCCTTGTTCGCGACGCGCGGCGCCGTCGTCATCGGCATCGTCTATTCCTATCTGCCCTTCATGCTGCTGCCGCTCTATGCGGCGATCGAAGGACAAGACCCGTCCTTACGCGAGGCGGCGGCCGATCTCGGCGCCTCGCCGGCCGCTGTGTTTCTGCGCGTCACCCTGCCGCTGTCGCGGCGCGGAATCATCGCCGGGGCGCTGCTCGTCTTCATTCCCGCGGTCGGCGAATTCGTCATTCCCGATCTTCTCGGCGGCTCCGACACGCTGATGATCGGCCGCAGCTTGTGGAACGACTTCTTCGCCAATCGCGACTGGCCCGCGGCCTGCGCCGCCGCCGTCACTCTGCTGGCGCTGCTGCTGGTTCCGATCCTCTTCTTCGAGCGCGCGCAGATGCGCGAGGGGCAGCGATGA
- a CDS encoding ABC transporter ATP-binding protein → MTDAPLLSIQGVSKRFSAVTALDDVSLEVGKGEFFALLGPSGCGKTTLMRLVAGLETPDAGRIEIAGVDMSGAPPHRRPVNLMFQSYALFPHLSVFENVAFGLRRQGKDKGVIRARVAELLDMVKLAGVEKRRPDQLSGGQKQRVALARALAPGPRLLLLDEPLGALDRQLREETQFQLKEIQRKLKTSFVVVTHDQDEAMAMADRIAVMRAGRIEQIGAPAEVYERPATRFVASFIGEMNFLSGRIAGEAFVGAFGRLPAPRSELREGAKVVLAVRPERIALSPDGVEGIVEDVAFRGSAIHIRLRLSGGEILRISRSANDGPGVAIGDAACVTIAPEAARLFADE, encoded by the coding sequence ATGACCGACGCGCCGCTACTCTCGATCCAAGGCGTGTCGAAGCGCTTCAGCGCCGTCACGGCGCTGGACGATGTGTCGCTCGAGGTGGGAAAAGGCGAGTTCTTCGCGCTGCTCGGGCCGTCGGGCTGCGGCAAGACCACTTTGATGCGGCTCGTCGCCGGCCTCGAGACGCCGGATGCGGGACGCATCGAGATCGCCGGCGTGGATATGAGCGGCGCGCCGCCGCATCGGCGCCCGGTCAATCTGATGTTCCAATCCTATGCGCTGTTTCCGCATCTCTCGGTGTTCGAGAATGTCGCCTTCGGCCTACGCCGCCAGGGCAAGGACAAGGGCGTGATCCGCGCGCGCGTCGCCGAGCTTCTCGACATGGTGAAGCTCGCCGGCGTCGAGAAGCGGCGCCCCGATCAACTCTCCGGCGGGCAGAAGCAGCGCGTCGCTCTGGCGCGCGCGCTCGCGCCCGGGCCGCGCCTATTGCTGCTCGACGAGCCCCTGGGCGCGCTCGACCGGCAATTGCGGGAGGAAACGCAATTTCAGCTGAAGGAAATTCAGAGGAAGCTGAAGACGAGCTTCGTCGTCGTCACTCATGATCAAGACGAGGCGATGGCGATGGCCGACCGCATAGCGGTGATGCGCGCCGGACGCATCGAGCAGATCGGCGCGCCAGCCGAGGTCTATGAGCGGCCGGCGACGCGCTTCGTCGCCTCCTTCATCGGCGAGATGAATTTTCTCTCGGGCCGCATCGCAGGCGAGGCGTTCGTCGGCGCCTTCGGGCGCCTTCCGGCGCCGCGCTCGGAGCTTCGCGAAGGCGCCAAGGTTGTGCTGGCCGTGCGGCCGGAGCGCATCGCGCTCTCCCCGGACGGGGTCGAGGGAATAGTCGAGGATGTGGCCTTTCGCGGCAGCGCCATTCACATCCGCCTGCGCCTTTCCGGCGGCGAAATTCTGCGCATCTCGCGCAGCGCCAATGACGGGCCGGGCGTAGCGATCGGCGACGCCGCATGCGTGACGATCGCGCCCGAAGCGGCGCGGCTCTTCGCGGACGAATGA
- a CDS encoding class I SAM-dependent methyltransferase — protein MGEASVNEEFYARRTAARARLDAIDPHKQPGGETADPQRKDWFEAVYRLAEDDPAGVPWANLAPHPLLASWLAGRRLAGRALDVGCGLGDNAEALAAAGASVCAFDLVEAAVLWAKRRFPESPVDYRAADLFAPPPEWRGAFDLVHECYTLQALPDALLDQAAPALAALVAPGGTLLVVTRARDEGQHVAGPPWPLTKSRVEALAVDGLRLETLEDIPATDVMVRHWRAAFVRA, from the coding sequence ATGGGAGAAGCAAGCGTGAACGAGGAGTTCTACGCCCGCCGCACGGCGGCGCGGGCGCGGCTCGACGCGATCGATCCGCACAAGCAGCCCGGCGGCGAGACCGCCGATCCGCAGCGCAAGGACTGGTTCGAGGCGGTCTATCGCCTCGCCGAGGACGATCCGGCCGGCGTGCCCTGGGCCAATCTCGCGCCGCATCCGCTGCTCGCCTCCTGGCTCGCCGGGCGCCGGCTCGCGGGCCGCGCGCTCGACGTCGGCTGCGGGCTCGGCGACAACGCCGAGGCGCTGGCCGCCGCCGGCGCGAGCGTCTGCGCCTTCGATCTCGTCGAGGCGGCGGTCCTCTGGGCCAAGCGCCGCTTCCCCGAGAGCCCGGTCGATTATCGCGCCGCGGATCTGTTCGCGCCGCCGCCGGAGTGGCGCGGCGCCTTCGATCTCGTCCATGAATGCTACACGCTGCAGGCGCTGCCGGACGCGCTGCTCGACCAAGCGGCGCCGGCCCTCGCGGCGCTGGTCGCGCCCGGCGGAACGCTGCTGGTCGTCACGCGGGCGCGCGACGAGGGGCAGCACGTCGCCGGCCCGCCCTGGCCGCTGACGAAGAGCCGGGTCGAGGCGCTGGCGGTCGACGGCTTGCGTCTCGAGACGCTCGAGGATATTCCCGCGACCGACGTCATGGTCCGCCATTGGCGGGCGGCGTTCGTGCGAGCCTGA